From Catharus ustulatus isolate bCatUst1 chromosome 6, bCatUst1.pri.v2, whole genome shotgun sequence, a single genomic window includes:
- the PRDM11 gene encoding PR domain-containing protein 11 isoform X5 — MEIEPNLSSFEFPGDKMLQNDKSEKNVENQEDARGALQFTTLKQGKSPYKRSCDEGESHSQTKKKKIDLIFKDVLEASLESAKFEENQLAASTPLSLRRASKYQAEDIFEQCGSAMQHGSLSLSRNQGEREWRVPHSSSFISAKEMSILEDEEEEQLSLKADSPTELSLASAQGNSHEIPTTSFCPNCIRLKKKIRELQAELDMLRSGKLPEAPVLPPQVPELQEFSDPTASESIISVPTIMEDDDQEVDSADESVSNDMIAATDEPSKMSSATGRRIRRFKQEWLKKFWFLRYSPTLNEMWCHVCRQYTVQSSRTSAFIIGSKQFKIHTIKLHSQSNLHKKCLQLYKLRMHPEKTEEMCRNMTLLFNTAYHLALEGRPYYDFRPLAELLRKCELKVVDQYMNEGDCQILIHHIARALREDLVERIRQSPFLSIILDGQSDDLLADTVAVYVQYTSSDGPPATEFLSLQELGFSTTDSYLQALDRAFSSLGIRLQDEKPTIGLGVDGANITASLRANLFMTIRKTLPWLLCLPFMVHRPHLEILDAISGKELPCLEELENNLKQLLSFYRYSPRLMCELRLTAATLCEETEFLGDIRAVKWIIGEQNVLNALIKDYLEVVAHLKDVSGQTQRADASAIALALLQFLMDYQSIKLIYFLLDVIAVLSRLAYVFQGEYLLVSQVDDKIEEAIQEISRLADSPGEYLQEFEENFRESFNGIAVKNLRVAEAKFQSIREKICQKTQVILAQRFDSRSRTFVKACQVFDLAAWPRSTDELMSYGKEDMVQIFEHLETVPSFSREVCREGMDTRGSLLMEWRELKVDYYTKNGFKDLLSHICKYKQRFPLLNKIVQILKVLPTSSACCEKGRTALQRVRKNNRSRLTLEQLSDLLTIAVNGPPIANFDCKRALDSWFEEKSGNSYALSAEMLSRMSSLEQKPMLQSMDHGSEFYPDI, encoded by the exons ATGGAAATTGAGCCAAACCTATCGTCTTTTGAATTTCCAG GAGATAAAATGTTACAGAATGACAAGTCAGAAAAGAATGTAGAAAATCAAGAGGATGCAAGGGGAGCACTCCAGTTCACTACCTTAAAGCAGGGGAAGAGCCCCTACAAGCGCAGCTGTGACGAGGGGGAATCCCACtcccaaacaaagaaaaaaaaaattgacctCATCTTCAAAGATGTCCTGGAGGCTTCTTTGGAGTCTGCCAAGTTTGAAGAGAACCAATTAGCAGCAAGTACACCACTTTCCCTCAGAAGAGCATCTAAATACCAGGCTGAAGACATCTTTGAGCAGTGTGGCAGTGCCATGCAGCATGGCTCCCTGAGCCTCAGCAGAAACCAGGGTGAGAGGGAATGGAGGGTCCCTCACAGCTCCTCTTTCATTTCAGCCAAGGAGATGAGCATTcttgaagatgaggaagaagagCAACTGTCACTTAAAGCAGACAGCCCAACCGAGCTGTCACTGGCCTCTGCACAAGGCAACTCCCATGAAATCCCCACCACGTCCTTCTGCCCCAACTGCATCCggctgaagaagaaaatccgggagctgcaggctgagtTAGACATGCTGAGATCTGGGAAGTTACCCGAGGCACCCGTGTTACCGCCCCAGGTACCTGAGCTCCAAGAGTTCTCAGACCCCACAG cTTCAGAAAGCATCATCTCAGTTCCCACCATCATGGAGGACGATGACCAAGAGGTGGATTCTGCTGATGAATCAGTTTCCAATGACATGATTGCTGCTACAGATGAGCCTTCCAAGATGTCTTCTGCGACGGGCCGGAGGATACGGCGGTTCAAGCAAGAGTGGCTTAAAAAGTTTTGGTTTCTGCGGTACTCCCCGACACTGAATGAGATGTGGTGCCACGTCTGTAGGCAGTACACAGTGCAATCTTCTCGGACTTCAGCCTTCATCATTGGCTCTAAGCAGTTCAAGATACACACAATAAAGCTACACAGCCAGAGCAACCTCCACAAGAAGTGCCTGCAGCTTTACAAGCTCAGGATGCACCCAGAGAAGACAGAAGAGATGTGCCGAAATATGACCCTGCTCTTCAACACAGCCTACCACCTGGCCCTGGAGGGCCGGCCCTACTACGATTTTCGGCCTCTGGCAGAACTACTGAGAAAGTGTGAACTCAAGGTGGTGGATCAGTACATGAACGAAGGAGACTGCCAGATCTTAATTCACCATATCGCCCGGGCTCTCCGGGAGGACCTGGTTGAGCGCATCCGGCAGTCTCCCTTCCTCAGCATCATTCTGGATGGGCAGAGCGACGACCTGCTTGCAGATACGGTTGCGGTCTATGTGCAGTACACGAGCAGCGACGGGCCTCCAGCAACTGAATTCCTGTCTCTTCAGGAACTCGGCTTCTCTACCACAGACAGTTACCTCCAGGCATTAGACCGGGCTTTTTCCAGCCTTGGAATACGACTGCAGGATGAGAAGCCAACTATCGGCTTGGGAGTTGATGGTGCTAACATTACCGCCAGCCTGAGAGCCAACTTGTTCATGACAATCAGAAAGACCTTGCCCTGGCTTCTCTGCCTGCCCTTTATGGTGCATAGGCCCCACTTGGAAATTTTGGATGCCATCAGTGGGAAGGAACTACCCTGTCTGGAGGAGCTAGAAAACAATTTGAAGCAACTGCTCAGTTTCTATCGTTATTCTCCCCGACTCATGTGCGAGTTAAGGCTCACTGCTGCCACTCTGTGTGAGGAGACCGAGTTCCTGGGGGACATTCGAGCGGTGAAATGGATCATTGGGGAGCAGAACGTGCTCAACGCTCTCATCAAGGATTACCTTGAGGTTGTGGCCCATCTCAAAGATGTCAGTGGCCAGACCCAAAGGGCAGATGCTTCTGCCATTGCCTTGGCCCTCCTGCAGTTCCTGATGGACTACCAGTCGATTAAACTCATCTACTTCCTGCTGGATGTGATTGCTGTGCTTTCACGCCTTGCCTATGTCTTCCAAGGGGAGTACCTTCTTGTGTCACAGGTGGATGATAAAATAGAGGAGGCCATCCAGGAGATCAGCCGGCTAGCAGACTCTCCTGGGGAGTACTTGCAGGAGTTTGAGGAAAACTTCCGTGAAAGCTTTAATGGCATTGCTGTGAAAAATCTACGGGTGGCTGAAGCCAAATTCCAGTCGATCAGAGAAAAGATCTGCCAGAAGACCCAGGTGATCCTAGCCCAAAGGTTCGATTCCCGCAGCCGGACATTTGTGAAGGCTTGTCAGGTATTTGACCTTGCAGCTTGGCCCAGAAGCACTGATGAGCTCATGAGCTATGGGAAGGAGGATATGGTACAAATATTTGAACACCTGGAGACAGTCCCATCATtttccagggaggtttgcagagAGGGGATGGACACCCGAGGGAGTCTGCTGATGGAGTGGCGAGAACTCAAGGTGGATTATTATACcaaaaatggttttaaagaCTTGCTCAGTCACATTTGTAAATACAAACAGAGATTTCCCCTCCTAAATAAAATAGTTCAGATCCTCAAAGTCCTTCCCACCTCTTCGGCCTGCTGTGAGAAGGGGCGCACCGCCCTGCAGAGAGTGCGCAAGAACAACCGCTCTCGGCTCAcgctggagcagctcagtgaCCTGTTGACGATTGCTGTTAACGGGCCGCCCATCGCCAACTTCGATTGCAAAAGGGCACTCGATAGCTGGTTCGAGGAGAAGTCAGGCAATAGCTACGCCCTCTCGGCCGAAATGCTGAGCAGGATGTCATCTCTTGAGCAGAAGCCGATGTTGCAGAGCATGGACCATGGCTCTGAGTTTTACCCTGATATTTAG